A segment of the Fusarium oxysporum f. sp. lycopersici 4287 chromosome 4, whole genome shotgun sequence genome:
TTTGTGTCAAGTTGGAGGCCAACTGCGCACGATGGATGAAGGATAGACGCCCCGCATCATCCGAAGTCCCCTGGAAATTACTGAGAAGCCCCTGTAACTGCAGCAAGCGGAAGCCGGTCCTGGAGGTTAATTCGTGTGGGTATGGAAGATGATTGGCTGGCTCGTGTGCGGCTCCTTGTTGAGCCCCTTGCCAAGTCACCTAATTCGTGAATGGATAAAGCCATCAATTTATCTTCTGAGTTGAGGTGAGAGATTGACTTTGAATTCTTCCTTGAATCTTGGTTCCATTGGTCTTATTAGTGAACAGAGACTGATAAGAGGCTTGGATTAGAGTCCCTACGGATATCTTTTGGCGGATTTGCTCATCATAGACTCGTCAGCCTTGACTAATTACTCTGGTTGATCGAGCGGTGAGACTCAACTCATCTCTTTCACCCTTTCAAAGCTCGACCTCAAGAAAAGTCTTGAAAATGGCGAGCTCAACAGAAAACACGGCTGGTCCTCGAAAGACACCCATTGCCAGCCCAGGACCCAACAGCAAACCTCTCCCAAGGCCAGAATTGACAGACGAGCAAAAGACAAAGTATGAGGCTCTGCTAGAGCAAGTCAAGGGTATCACCGAGATCCAATGCGAGAAGAAAGCCGACGAGGAGGACAAATCAGGCCCTATCACTGATCACGAGCGCTCATGGCTCACCCGCGAGTGTCTCCTCCGTTATCTCCGCGCTACAAAGTGGTCAGTCGACGACTCCGCCAAGCGGCTCAAGGCAACTCTCGCATGGCGTCGGGAGTACGGTCTTGAGGGTTTCACGCCGGAGTACATCTCTCCTGAGCAGGAGACCGGAAAGCAGATGATCATTGGTTATGATCGTCAGGGTCGTCCGTGCCAGTATCTCAACCCGGCAAGGCAAAACACGGATACTAGTCCCCGACAGCTGCATCATCTGTTCTACATGGTTGAGCGGGTGACGGATCTCATGCCGCCTGGAGTGGAGATGCTGAGCCTCATGATTAATTTCAAGCCCAGCAAGGAGCGCAAGAACACGAGTGTGCCCGTGTCTGTTGCGCGAGAGGTGTTGCATATTCTGCAGAACCACTATCCTGAGAGACTAGGCAAGGCTCTTATCATCAACGGTAAGTACTGTGTATTTCTTGTAACAAAGACCAAAACTGACAATATCAGTACCGTGGATCGTATGGGGTTTCTTCAAAATCATCACCCCCTTCATTGACCCCGTGACGCGcgagaagctcaagttcAATGAAGACATGAAGCAGTACGTTCCTCCCGAGCAGCTGTGGAGTCTCGATTGGGGCGGTGATATGGACTTTGAGTATGACCACGAGACATACTGGCCAGCGCTGAACGAGCTGTGCCGCCAGAAGCGTGACGAAAAGTACCGACGGTGGGAGGCAGCTGGCAAGGAGATTGGTGAGAGCGAGGATTATCTCGCGGGTGGAACGGATGTCAGTGTCAAGGGATTCAAGTTTGGTGAAGATGCTGGTGTCAAGGATGTGCAGGAGAAGTTGGCGGAGACTAAGCTGGAGGAGCAGTCTGTTGCGGCGTAGGTGTACGGTGATATGACGCGTGTTTTTGGGTGAGATGGTAGATGGTTGAGCGTGTGTCTATGTGCTAGGGCGGAGTGGCGTTGAGCCTCATCTGAGCTAGAACAGGCCTCGTGGGGGATCGACCGGTTTATACAGGTCTGAGGACGCTTGCTCGCGTAGTCGGCATAGCATAGACAATTTTCGTATTTCCCTCAAATTGTTTAGTAGGAGACTTGAATCGTAAGAGGGCAATGCGCGAATCGTTCCCGTGAACCAGCTAACTGAGGTTCGGCATGGTGTTGAAAGTGAATATCCTACTGCATCATGGGCGATTGGTTTTGATCACTCATGTTCACTTCTTCACTCTACTTCATGTCTTGCATCACTGCGTAATACTTCGCAGGGCACTTGGCGTATCAGCGCACCTGTATCAATATTCACAAGTGTTCTTGTCTACCATGGCTGAGCCTGTGTCTCACGCGCCAATTAATTCGAAAAGAATTCTCCGAACATGTTCACCAGTCGTGTTCATATGTAACTGGCATAAGGCCAAATGTAACCAAGTCCTAATGCTATGATAGTTCACAAAGTGCAACAGAGCCTCACTCAAGCTTGTTCGGGCGCAATGGTTCACGATATGTATCCCAGATTGAACAAGCCTGGCAGTATGCAAAGACACAATAGGAAAAGCCGAGGTCATTTGACCATTCCAGCTTATGCCCATTCCTTTCAAACCCCTCTTCTCGTCTGCAGGTCCAGGGTGAAGATGCACGACACAAGGCTGAATAGCATGTAAGTCGTCGTATTCGGAGTGAAGTCTCCCCAATTTTGATAAAGGCTGACATGTTTTTTGTTTACAGCAAACATAAGTCCCAAACAAAAACAAGACAAATCTGACCCGAAAAGCATGCCAAAAACAACCTCCATCTTTCGTAGCGTTGATGCTGCCTGTTGGTTTTGCCTCTTCTTGTATGCGGTGCCTCAAAAAATGGAAATCCAACCACTCACACGAATTGGCACTCACACATTCTGCAGAGATAGGCAATGAGCGACCTACGCAATTCATGCACAACAAAACCATCGGAACCACTCCACATCGAGAGTGAACACACTTTCATTTGCTTATTTCCATAGCCAAGAATTGTTTGACTCATACTTGGTTATGGTTTGGGTACGGGAAAGTACTCGATTGTTACACAAAGTGCCATAGTCTATTTTAGGGTGAATCAAACCCCGTGCATGTATTCACGAAAACAAGAATATAAACAGTCTTAGTAGAGCCTAAAATCTAGGCAGATTACGTGTGTACGTACGGGAAGTGCGTAAACTAATTGTCATGTACGtagggcaaaaagaaaacaagtGTGCTTTTTTGCTTGGTAACATGACCCAACATGACCTAACCACTTCCTGAAGGATTTGGACCAGGAGGAAACCAACCTACATTATCATCCATATAAATACAGGGTTGCTTCTATGGATTTGAGCTGGCATACTACGCGCCCAAAGTGCATAACAAGGGACTCTCGAACCTCTCACAGCCTGATCTTCATCCATAGCAACAGGAACCtcaatcaacaccaaccaaaaGCTAGGCCGGGCCCAAGGGTCAGGTCAtatgtccttcttctcttcttcacttCAGGTATAAAAGAGGCCCCGAGGAAGACGTTGTGTGACCCTGCCAGCGCAGTCTTGCATCTAACTCGTCGGAGCAAGAAAGGGCCTCGATTGGATCAGTTGCTCACTTGCATCAGCATaaacatcttcaccaacagGAGGAACTGAACTTCTGCAAACCTGAAACCATCTGAACCTGCCTTATCACGGCCTGAACAACTTCACTCATTCATACACCATGGACATCACAAAGATGAGCAAGATGGGCTGGCCTCCTTTTCTCCAAGCCATGAACAGCACCGCTCAACCACTAaactcttcttcatcgttcCCTGGAATAATGGACACTTTTCTTGTATCCGCAGGCCAAGCTTCGCCTCTACTCCAGCTCTTCCTATTCGTCTACCGCTTCGTGGGCGCTCAGTTGGGTCTTGACccatctctcctcctcaccctCCTCGGTTGTCTCTGGGGCTTGTCTAAACTTTTCGATCAAGTATATGCAACGATCGATAACTTCCTTCACACCTATTTCAGGTGTACCATATACGTTAGCGAGAATGACCAGATCTATTCTACGCTCATGCAGTTCCTGTCGGAGCAGCAAGACATTGCGACTAATCGTCATCTTACAGCCCAGACTGTTTTTAAGAGTGCTTgggacgaagaagaagatcaagcagATGTGTTGGCCACGAATACTGTCGAAGACGGTGAAGATTCGCCTAAGTATCTCAACTTTGCCAGCGACGCAGCTAGATGTGTAAGTTTTTGTACTCGTGCCTTTTGCAGTCACTGACACCCCTTAGAACCCACGATATGTCCCAGCCATGGGTACGACAGGGTTTTGGCACGACAGGACGTACTTTCGGGTCAACCGTAAGAGAGAGTCTCTGCAAAGTACCAACGGTTGGGGAGGGaccaaggatgttgaggagctCAAAATATCTTGCTTCGGCAGGTCTATTGGTAAGCCGATGGCACTGATCTTGAATCAACACTTATCTAACGATTCGTAGACCCTATCAAGCAGCTTCTCGCAGATGCCAAAACAGCCTATTTCCTCGATACTCGCCACAAGACCACTATCTACCGCCCAAGAATAAAAGAAAGTCGCCGTGATGCTTGGAGCATGTGGCAGCAAGTTGCCCGGAGACCTATCAGACCAATGAGAACTGTGATTCTCGAGCATGAAGAGAAGCACGACGTATTACGTGACATCAACGAGTATTTGCACCCCGGAACTCCTAAGTGGTATGCTTCACGAGGTATTCCCCTGCGCCGTGGTTATCTCTTTCATGGACCACCTGGCACTGGCAAGACAAGTTTTTCGTTTGCATTGGCTGGCGTTTTCGGTATCGATATCTATGTCATCAGTCTTCAAGATCCTACCGTCAGCGAAGAGGATCTGGCTGTTTTGTTCACCAGACTTCCTCGCCGATGTGTTGTCCTTTTGGAAGACATCGACACTGCTGGTCTTCGTCGTCCcaacgatgaagaagatgaagaggagaatgAAGACGGTACCGGAGAAAAGGCCGGCGAGGCCAAAGGCAAAAAGACTGAAAAAGcggagaagaaagaaaagaagaaatccAAAAAGGCCAAAGACTCTTCCGATAGCGACACCGACAGCTCTGAAGAGGACAGAAAGAGACGCAGAAAGCGAAGACGAAacagaagagacagagagaatACCAGCAACAGGGGTACTAATAACATCTTGACTGTGGAAAGTATTTCACTTTCTGGACttctcaacgccatcgaCGGTGTTGCTTCGCATGAAGGTCGcatcctcatcatgacaaccaACAAGCCCGAGTCCCTCGACGAGGCTCTCATTCGACCGGGACGAGTCGATGTGCAAGTTGGGTTCAAGAACGCAACCAGCGCACAGGCATCAGAGCTCTTTTACCGAATGTACGAGATGTCGCGTAACAAGCCAGTCCCTATGTCCAAGACCAAACCAACCGCACCCAAGCCACAGAATGGCAGTATCCACAGTCTCGTGGATAACAAAGGCAAAGAGACCACTCTGTCGATCGATGATCTCAAGACGATCTCCCAGGAGTTTGGACAACTTATCCCAGAGGGTATGTTCTCGCCTGCGGAGATTCAGGGGTTCTTGCTCAAGCGCAAGAAGAGTCCTCGAAAGGCGCTTGAGGATGCTTCTGGTTGGATTGAGGCTACTGTTAAGCAGAAAGAGCTCAAATCCAAGGTTGTTACTGTCCAGTAGTCTAAGGACTTCAACAGATGCATTGCCGAGGGGGTGATTTTTGGGGTTGCATGAGGATGATAATTGCTGGACTTTGCTTCATGCTATAATCTGATGGCGGATCACGTAGTCTTAGAGCATAATTAGTAATTCATGAGTCCATGCCTCACTTTCTTTAATTAAGGTTCTTGCTTTTGTAGATGTTGATGAATGTTTCAGTGCAATTGTGATAATGGACTTATCAAGGTGAACTCTCGGTGTAGCTCGGTCAGCACCTCAGGTCTCCACATATGTCACCTCCCTCTACCTCACCCTCCAGACAAGCCCACGTTTACACGTGCGACAACGAACCTCGAAGCACGACAAATACTCAAGATCGGTACTTCCAGCCTAACGGTCTCACGAAATGTTGTTATCGCACTTTGCATTGTTATTCCCCTTATTTTCAGTGTTCTTATCATCTCAATTATCAGCCCCTGCCTCCACAACCCCCCAACACCGTGGCGCCAACGCCTACACCAAGCGGCAACAAAGACCCTGGCCTGCGATACCCCAGCAATGGAAAGAATATCTACAGTCGCCCATTGAATAGGACCAAGACGGCTGAGCTGAGCCAGGCGAGCTTTGCGTATCTGTTTGGCGAGATGGTGACGTATGCGCAGAGAAGGGTCAAGGGCATTCAGGAGCTTGAACAGCGGTACGTTCAATCCTCCCTGTTTTCAGGCGCAGAAGCTGATTATGCGCAGACTTAATCTTCAAGGCCACTCTATCGGTCTCAAACTCCTcgatcttctcctctttcgcGAACCAGTGCGTACACAGACTCGACCACTAAGCATCATTGCCCTCCTCCACTTCATAAAGCAAAATATCTGGCAGCACCTCTTTGGTCGTCAAGCAGACCGACTCGAGAAATCCGCCAACCCCGAAACACCAGATGAATATATGATCATCGACAACGAGCCTCTTGTCAATCAATACATCAGCGTACCCAAAGAAATGAGTCAGCTTAACTGCGCTGCGTACGTAGCCGGTATTGTTGAAGGTGTCTGCGATGGAGCTGATTTCCCGGCAAGAGTTACGGCGCATACGGTTGCGGAGGGTGATATGTGGCCTGGCAAGACGGTCTTTCTTGTCAAGTTTAGACCGGAGGTCTTGGAGAGGGAGGGGTTCTTGGGGAAGAATTaagtggtgatgatggagttTTGGAGTTTTTATGAGGGGCTGGGTTTGATAGAGACGAATTGTGTCTTTGGCGATGTGATATCATGCCTGATTTAATATTGAACCATTCTGCCATGCTGCTTCTCTATAGTCATGCTACGCCCAACGCCTTGctcaaaacaacaacaatgtGCACACGGCTCATCGTGGCAGAGCACTTCCAGAGCCCTTGGGCTTTCCACCAGTTCCAATACTAGGACCCTTGTTCATGAGCTCCGAAAGCCCCAAGTCCTTCCAAGCAGGCTCCTTTGACTTTTGCGTAGCGCGCTGAATTCCAAAAGCAGCATGTTGATCAGGCACgacatcgtcttcgtcttccgGGTTGATGGGCTGGTGAACAGGTGGAACGTAGATCTCGTCATCGGGGAGCTTGTCCTTGCAGAAGTCCTCGAAGAGGTCTGCGTCGCGGGAGCGGTGCATGTGGACGAACGTGAACGATGAGTCTTTGTTCTGAAACTGTTAGCTGGGCAAGAAGGGTTTGGAGTAGGGTGAAGTTACCATTTTGAAGGATGTCAAGGTATCTTGAATGGTttgtttgttgatgttgaggatcCGTTGGTTTCCACAGCGGGACGGATGGCGGGGTGTGGGGCCGTATTGAGAGCTCTGGCAGTTGGATATTCAGTACGGCAGTTGATCAATCTTCAGGGCTTGATGAGGTTTCAGATTTGAATTTCGATTATATTAGATAGGACATGCTGAAATAATACTATGTTGCGAGTTATTTTGTGCTTTCCGTCCCATTGGCTTCCGAACGAGGTTCTCCTGCCCTCTTAGCTGCCTGCAGGCGGTTTCGGCGGCCTTTGTACTAAGTCACTAAGGTGTTACAGCCCACCGTGGGTGACTGGCTGAAGTATCTTTGCTTCTGCACCATCTTCAAAACGTGTCGGCTTGACCTTCACAGTCCGCTCTCTAAGCTTCATCTTGCAATCTTCACTAGCTGTTAGACTCATTCATTCATCTACTGGCTCCGAAGGCCACTATTTCAAACCGCTCACCATGGCGACTTCAGGCGAGCCACAGCCTGCAACCGTGCCACAACCTTTCATAACACCAAGACTACCCCTCGACATCCTCTATCACATCGGATCTCTTCTAGCTTCCGAGTCCATCACTGAGCATGAACACCAAATAGACAGTAACAGTTCCTGCGACTGCTGCATGGACAAGTCGTCAGCCTCTCTCTACAAACTGACCTATACATCCAAAGCCACCAGGGATGTCTTGGAACCCTTGCTCTATCGGAATCTCATCTTGACAACCCCCCAGGATGTTACAAACATATTCATCAATCTCATTCAAAGACCTGAACTTCGTCAACATGTTCAGTACATTCTTTGCTATGCTCCTTTGGCGGGACCACGGGTGAGGAAACTTGAAATGCCCGAATGCAAGAGGATTTGGTCAAAGCGATGTCCTTCTGACAAACCTGCTCTGATGCGTCTTCTCGATGGCGCTGGTCTTCACAAACTCGCTTGGTCGGCTTGTATGTTGGAGCGAACCAAGCAACGATTCATGTTTTCCCCTGATTTCAAGCATGATGGCATTCTGGAACTGCTGTTTGCGTCTATTCTCTTCTTGTCGCCAAACGTGACCAGCTTTACCTGGCGAGATTGCAACAACAACCCAAAGGCCTTCATACTGGATCACATTATGTGCAAGGCGGTACACGATGGCCTTCCTCTCATGCCCAAGCTGCAGAAACTCAGCACCGAAAAGGCAGAGTTTGAGGAGAGCAAGCAAGCACAATTCTTCACCCCGCACATCAACCTGTGGGAGAACCTGTACAGCCTACAACTCAACGACATAGACTTGGACATGGAATTTGTTTTGATGCTCTTTAATGGAAGCTTCAAAGAGAACCGACCTGTGAGAGAACTTTGCGTTCGTTGCGTAGCTGGTTCAGAGCGACCAGAGAGCTTGACTTCGTTCCCACCAGGTTTCGAACTGGCATCGACAATGCTTCTAGGGGACAAGAATCTCGATAATTACAAGGACCAGTTCAAAGCCTTCCCtaacctcaacctcctcgatGTAACTTTTGTCTTTCACAGACGACGCATGGAAGAAGGTTCACTCACTTTGAAGGCTTTCCTACACGCCGTTGGGTCACCAGAGCGCTTATGCCTGACGGGCCATCCTCTGCCGACTTCGGCTTTAGACACTGGCGTCACACACTCGAGACTCAAATACCTAAAGGTCCGGGAACTTCAGCCAAATGCCCCTGCAAAGACGACATCCAAGGACAACCTCATCGCGGGGCTCAACCAATTCTGGAACAAAAAGTCCATAATCGTACCGAACCTTGAGGAGATTGATTGGGATCACTACACATTCAAGAGAGAAGACATGGAAGGTGAAGATAAAGCTGTCTGGGAacttgttggagaagaggagtgGGAAGATGATTCGGGatctgatgaagatgaagatgatgatgatgatgcgttTTGGTACTCAATGGAAAGAGGTGATATAGATGCATTTATAGAGGGTGCAATTGGCGTGGAAGATATGTGGGATGCCTGGGGACCTTAGAGTGGGATCAGGTACTACTGAAGATTT
Coding sequences within it:
- a CDS encoding mitochondrial chaperone BCS1, yielding MDITKMSKMGWPPFLQAMNSTAQPLNSSSSFPGIMDTFLVSAGQASPLLQLFLFVYRFVGAQLGLDPSLLLTLLGCLWGLSKLFDQVYATIDNFLHTYFRCTIYVSENDQIYSTLMQFLSEQQDIATNRHLTAQTVFKSAWDEEEDQADVLATNTVEDGEDSPKYLNFASDAARCNPRYVPAMGTTGFWHDRTYFRVNRKRESLQSTNGWGGTKDVEELKISCFGRSIDPIKQLLADAKTAYFLDTRHKTTIYRPRIKESRRDAWSMWQQVARRPIRPMRTVILEHEEKHDVLRDINEYLHPGTPKWYASRGIPLRRGYLFHGPPGTGKTSFSFALAGVFGIDIYVISLQDPTVSEEDLAVLFTRLPRRCVVLLEDIDTAGLRRPNDEEDEEENEDGTGEKAGEAKGKKTEKAEKKEKKKSKKAKDSSDSDTDSSEEDRKRRRKRRRNRRDRENTSNRGTNNILTVESISLSGLLNAIDGVASHEGRILIMTTNKPESLDEALIRPGRVDVQVGFKNATSAQASELFYRMYEMSRNKPVPMSKTKPTAPKPQNGSIHSLVDNKGKETTLSIDDLKTISQEFGQLIPEGMFSPAEIQGFLLKRKKSPRKALEDASGWIEATVKQKELKSKVVTVQ